In Mastomys coucha isolate ucsf_1 unplaced genomic scaffold, UCSF_Mcou_1 pScaffold5, whole genome shotgun sequence, one genomic interval encodes:
- the Rundc3a gene encoding RUN domain-containing protein 3A isoform X4, with protein sequence MEASFVQTTMALGLPSKKASSRNVIVERRNLITVCRFSVKTLLEKYTAEPIDDSSEEFVNFAAILEQILSHRFKACAPAGPASWFSSDGQRGFWDYIRLACSKVPNNCVSSIENMENISTARAKGRAWIRVALMEKRMSEYITTALRDNRTTRRFYDSGAIMLREEATVLTGMLIGLSAIDFSFCLKGEVLDGKTPVVIDYTPYLKFTQSYDYLTDEEERHSAESSTSEDNSPEHPYLPLVTDEDSWYNKWHKMEQKFRIVYAQKGYLEELVRLRESQLKDLEAENRRLQLQLEEAAAQNQREKRELEGVILELQEQLTGLIPGDHAPLAQGSKELTTPLVNQWPSLSTLNRPEGASNSKLYRRHSFMSTEPLSAEASLSSDSHRLGESKRDEEPWGPIGKDPTPSMLGLCGSLASIPSCKSLASFKSNECLVSDSPEGSPALSPS encoded by the exons ATGGAAGCGAGCTTTGTCCAGACCACCATGGCTCTGGGGCTGCCCTCCAAGAAAGCATCTTCGCGCAACGTGATCGTGGAGCGCAGGAACCTGATCACCGTGTGCAG GTTCTCTGTGAAAACCTTGCTAGAGAAGTACACAGCAGAACCCATTGATGATTCATCCGAGGAGTTTGTTAATTTCGCAGCCATTTTAGAGCAGATCCTCAGCCACCGATTTAAAG CTTGTGCCCCAGCAGGGCCAGCGAGCTGGTTCAGCTCAGATGGACAGCGGGGCTTCTGGGACTATATCCGGCTGGCCTGCAGCAAAGTGCCCAACAACTGTGTGAGCAGCATTGAGAACATGGAGAACATCAGTACAGCTCGGGCCAAG GGCCGGGCATGGATCCGGGTGGCTCTGATGGAGAAACGTATGTCAGAATACATCACCACAGCTCTTCGGGACAACCGAACTACCAG ACGGTTCTATGACTCCGGAGCCATCATGCTGCGGGAGGAAGCCACTGTCCTCACAGGGATGCTGATCGGGCTCAGCGCCATCGACTTCAG CTTCTGTCTAAAAGGCGAAGTCCTGGACGGGAAGACGCCGGTGGTCATCGATTACACACCCTACCTAAAATTCACCCAAAG CTACGACTACCTGACGGATGAGGAGGAGAGACACAGTGCAGAGAGCAGCACCAGCGAGGACAACTCACCAGAGCACCCCTACCTGCCTCTCGTCACCGATGAAGACAGTTGGTACAACAAGTGGCACAAGATGGAACAGAAGTTTCGCATTGTCTACGCACAGAAG GGATACCTGGAGGAGCTGGTACGTCTGCGCGAGTCGCAGCTGAAGGACCTGGAGGCAGAGAACCGGCggctgcagctgcagctggagGAGGCAGCGGCACAAAATCAGCGTGAGAAGCGGGAGCTGGAAGGCGTGATCCTGGAGCTGCAGGAGCAGCT gacAGGTCTGATCCCCGGTGACCATGCCCCCCTGGCCCAGGGTTCCAAGGAGCTCACCACACCCCTGGTCAACCAGTGGCCCTCCCTGAGCACACTCAATAGGCCTGAGGGTGCCAGCAACTCCAAGCTGTATCGGAG ACACAGTTTCATGAGCACGGAGCCACTCTctgcagaggccagcctgagctcagACTCCCATCGCctgggagagagcaagagggacgAGGAACCCTGGGGCCCCATCG GGAAGGACCCCACGCCCTCCATGCTGGGCCTCTGCGGCTCCCTGGCCTCCATCCCCAGCTGCAAGTCCCTGGCGAGCTTCAAATCCAACGAATGCCTGGTGAGCGACAGCCCTGAGGGCAGCCCAGCGCTCAGCCCCAGCTGA
- the Rundc3a gene encoding RUN domain-containing protein 3A isoform X8, giving the protein MEASFVQTTMALGLPSKKASSRNVIVERRNLITVCRFSVKTLLEKYTAEPIDDSSEEFVNFAAILEQILSHRFKAGPASWFSSDGQRGFWDYIRLACSKVPNNCVSSIENMENISTARAKGRAWIRVALMEKRMSEYITTALRDNRTTRRFYDSGAIMLREEATVLTGMLIGLSAIDFSFCLKGEVLDGKTPVVIDYTPYLKFTQSYDYLTDEEERHSAESSTSEDNSPEHPYLPLVTDEDSWYNKWHKMEQKFRIVYAQKGYLEELVRLRESQLKDLEAENRRLQLQLEEAAAQNQREKRELEGVILELQEQLTGLIPGDHAPLAQGSKELTTPLVNQWPSLSTLNRPEGASNSKLYRRHSFMSTEPLSAEASLSSDSHRLGESKRDEEPWGPIGSSEPN; this is encoded by the exons ATGGAAGCGAGCTTTGTCCAGACCACCATGGCTCTGGGGCTGCCCTCCAAGAAAGCATCTTCGCGCAACGTGATCGTGGAGCGCAGGAACCTGATCACCGTGTGCAG GTTCTCTGTGAAAACCTTGCTAGAGAAGTACACAGCAGAACCCATTGATGATTCATCCGAGGAGTTTGTTAATTTCGCAGCCATTTTAGAGCAGATCCTCAGCCACCGATTTAAAG CAGGGCCAGCGAGCTGGTTCAGCTCAGATGGACAGCGGGGCTTCTGGGACTATATCCGGCTGGCCTGCAGCAAAGTGCCCAACAACTGTGTGAGCAGCATTGAGAACATGGAGAACATCAGTACAGCTCGGGCCAAG GGCCGGGCATGGATCCGGGTGGCTCTGATGGAGAAACGTATGTCAGAATACATCACCACAGCTCTTCGGGACAACCGAACTACCAG ACGGTTCTATGACTCCGGAGCCATCATGCTGCGGGAGGAAGCCACTGTCCTCACAGGGATGCTGATCGGGCTCAGCGCCATCGACTTCAG CTTCTGTCTAAAAGGCGAAGTCCTGGACGGGAAGACGCCGGTGGTCATCGATTACACACCCTACCTAAAATTCACCCAAAG CTACGACTACCTGACGGATGAGGAGGAGAGACACAGTGCAGAGAGCAGCACCAGCGAGGACAACTCACCAGAGCACCCCTACCTGCCTCTCGTCACCGATGAAGACAGTTGGTACAACAAGTGGCACAAGATGGAACAGAAGTTTCGCATTGTCTACGCACAGAAG GGATACCTGGAGGAGCTGGTACGTCTGCGCGAGTCGCAGCTGAAGGACCTGGAGGCAGAGAACCGGCggctgcagctgcagctggagGAGGCAGCGGCACAAAATCAGCGTGAGAAGCGGGAGCTGGAAGGCGTGATCCTGGAGCTGCAGGAGCAGCT gacAGGTCTGATCCCCGGTGACCATGCCCCCCTGGCCCAGGGTTCCAAGGAGCTCACCACACCCCTGGTCAACCAGTGGCCCTCCCTGAGCACACTCAATAGGCCTGAGGGTGCCAGCAACTCCAAGCTGTATCGGAG ACACAGTTTCATGAGCACGGAGCCACTCTctgcagaggccagcctgagctcagACTCCCATCGCctgggagagagcaagagggacgAGGAACCCTGGGGCCCCATCG GAAGCTCAGAACCAAATTAG